In a single window of the Nitrospira sp. genome:
- a CDS encoding radical SAM protein → MNVSLLFPPTWHPSQPYLSLPSLTGFLHQGGISNVSQRDLGIELLDVILTKSYAAEIYQQLTAKQRELERSQTGETGPGSREHYGKVTNSLDRFAYLVDRIELAKETLRSEEFYDPDAYRASLFMIDKWLEVVSSVYFPTRLTVVDNQFGSYSIYSSKDLMRVVRDEAQNPFLSLFRDRFIPSIVNSRPDLIGVSITATSQIIPGLTLCRLIKEAAPDLHITIGGSIFTRLVDNIRRCPSLFELTDDIVVFEGETALLELVNQLAGKKDYSKVPNLIYRQNGKITVNQPFYSENVNQLPAPNYDGFPLDLYLSPEPVLPVQFSRGCYYKDCAFCALTLDHQNFRQKDPSRTVEELQWLKQRYGARHFFFTDECFALSPTKRLCQQLIDKQVDVKWTCEMRFEKNLSRELLASMRDAGCLKIVFGLESFNQRIMDFMKKGIKQEWVRRVADDCVDLGIAVHCYIIVGFPTEKEEEALETMNFVVENKRLHESYGFSCQPCLFDLEKEAPIMSDPGGYGIRRIMRPSAEDLSLGFFYEVQEGMTPDEAERLYQYVYGRISEVVCELPFNYAMADGLLYISRAKAGAKPVSMAAH, encoded by the coding sequence ATGAATGTCTCGCTCCTTTTTCCTCCGACATGGCACCCCTCGCAGCCCTACCTCAGCTTGCCGTCTCTGACGGGGTTTTTACACCAAGGTGGGATTTCCAATGTCTCTCAGCGCGATCTGGGCATCGAATTGTTGGATGTCATACTGACCAAGAGCTATGCGGCAGAGATATACCAACAGTTGACGGCCAAGCAGCGAGAATTGGAGCGAAGTCAAACTGGAGAGACCGGGCCCGGTAGTCGTGAGCATTATGGGAAGGTGACGAACTCGCTTGATCGGTTCGCCTATTTGGTCGACCGGATTGAGTTGGCCAAAGAAACCCTGCGAAGCGAAGAGTTTTACGACCCTGATGCCTATCGTGCCAGTCTGTTCATGATCGACAAGTGGCTGGAAGTCGTCTCTTCCGTCTACTTCCCGACCCGATTGACTGTCGTCGATAATCAGTTTGGGAGCTACTCGATCTATTCCTCAAAGGATCTGATGCGGGTCGTGCGCGACGAAGCACAGAACCCGTTTCTCAGTCTCTTCCGTGACCGATTCATTCCCTCGATCGTCAACAGCCGTCCGGATCTTATCGGGGTATCGATTACCGCCACCTCTCAGATCATCCCAGGTCTCACCCTCTGTCGACTGATCAAGGAAGCCGCTCCAGATCTGCATATCACGATCGGCGGCAGCATTTTTACCCGTTTGGTCGATAATATCCGCCGGTGCCCTAGCTTGTTCGAGCTCACCGACGATATCGTCGTGTTTGAGGGGGAGACGGCCTTGCTGGAGTTGGTCAATCAATTGGCGGGCAAGAAAGACTACAGTAAGGTGCCCAACCTGATCTATCGCCAGAACGGCAAGATCACGGTCAACCAGCCGTTCTACTCTGAGAATGTGAATCAGCTTCCGGCCCCGAATTATGATGGTTTCCCCCTGGATCTCTACCTCTCGCCTGAACCAGTCCTTCCGGTTCAGTTTTCGCGCGGCTGTTACTACAAGGATTGCGCGTTTTGTGCATTGACCCTTGACCACCAGAATTTCAGGCAGAAGGACCCGAGTCGTACGGTCGAAGAATTGCAATGGCTGAAACAGCGTTACGGGGCACGACACTTCTTTTTCACCGACGAGTGTTTTGCCCTGTCACCGACCAAACGGTTGTGTCAGCAACTGATCGACAAGCAGGTCGACGTGAAGTGGACCTGCGAGATGCGCTTCGAAAAAAACCTCTCCCGCGAGCTGTTGGCTTCGATGCGGGATGCCGGCTGTCTGAAGATCGTGTTTGGGTTGGAGTCCTTCAATCAGCGCATCATGGATTTTATGAAGAAGGGGATCAAGCAGGAGTGGGTCCGGCGGGTGGCGGATGACTGTGTGGATCTCGGCATTGCTGTGCATTGTTACATCATCGTCGGGTTCCCCACGGAGAAGGAAGAAGAAGCGCTCGAGACCATGAACTTCGTCGTTGAAAACAAGCGGCTGCACGAGTCGTACGGCTTTTCGTGCCAGCCCTGTCTGTTTGACTTGGAAAAGGAAGCGCCGATCATGAGTGATCCCGGCGGCTATGGCATCCGTCGGATCATGCGACCGTCCGCAGAAGATCTGAGCCTTGGGTTCTTCTACGAAGTACAAGAAGGCATGACTCCGGATGAAGCGGAACGGTTGTATCAGTACGTGTACGGCAGGATCAGCGAAGTGGTGTGCGAGCTGCCGTTCAATTATGCGATGGCGGACGGGTTGCTCTACATCTCGCGCGCTAAAGCAGGAGCAAAACCGGTGTCGATGGCCGCACATTGA
- a CDS encoding tetratricopeptide repeat protein, whose amino-acid sequence MDTPASMPPQGDTAVDLGDQPLTPDEEIAGIEKLLASEPEDFQARCRLGELYFSKGRLDDALAEVKKAIEMAESLRAEMNRSLAMYYANLGTIYATKSMADEAEAEFQHALQVFPHDVLALFNLGRLYADKKQYMEAKGYYERLVEITQDDPIAWYNLAGVYIELDNPQVSDYNTIDMGIQCYLRTLELDPKHLESAFKLMEIALNHKKTDLAIRVMESAVEHNPDEPLAYYNLISVYDKCKMFEQAEEARKRLKERFAKKAKDGPRS is encoded by the coding sequence ATGGACACACCTGCATCCATGCCCCCGCAAGGGGACACTGCCGTTGATCTTGGCGATCAGCCCCTCACTCCGGACGAAGAGATCGCCGGGATTGAAAAACTGTTGGCCAGTGAGCCGGAAGATTTTCAGGCGCGTTGCCGACTGGGAGAATTATATTTCAGCAAAGGGCGCCTCGACGATGCGTTGGCGGAGGTCAAGAAGGCCATAGAGATGGCGGAATCCCTTCGCGCTGAAATGAACCGTTCGCTCGCCATGTATTATGCAAACTTGGGCACGATTTACGCGACCAAGAGCATGGCCGATGAAGCAGAGGCCGAGTTTCAGCATGCGCTACAAGTTTTTCCCCATGACGTGCTGGCGCTCTTCAACCTGGGGAGACTCTACGCGGATAAGAAACAGTATATGGAGGCGAAGGGGTACTATGAACGCCTCGTAGAAATCACACAGGATGATCCGATCGCTTGGTATAACCTTGCCGGCGTCTATATCGAGCTGGATAACCCCCAGGTGTCCGATTACAACACGATCGACATGGGGATCCAGTGTTATCTCCGTACGCTGGAATTGGACCCCAAGCATTTGGAATCGGCCTTCAAGCTGATGGAGATCGCGCTCAATCATAAAAAGACCGATTTGGCGATTCGCGTCATGGAAAGTGCAGTGGAGCACAATCCAGACGAGCCGCTGGCCTATTACAATCTCATCAGCGTGTACGACAAGTGCAAGATGTTTGAACAGGCCGAAGAGGCCAGAAAGCGGTTGAAGGAGCGGTTTGCCAAAAAGGCCAAGGATGGTCCGAGGTCCTGA
- the tatA gene encoding twin-arginine translocase TatA/TatE family subunit — protein MFGSLGFTELILILMIVLIIFGAGKLPQLGEGLGKAIKGFKKSVHEAEAIEAEAQATAQQTAAPQVATAAPAQSAPLSQPAGATVQSAPRA, from the coding sequence ATGTTCGGCAGTCTAGGGTTCACCGAGCTGATCCTCATCCTTATGATCGTGTTGATCATCTTCGGCGCCGGGAAACTTCCACAGTTAGGCGAAGGGCTTGGAAAGGCGATCAAGGGCTTCAAGAAGTCCGTGCATGAGGCGGAGGCCATCGAAGCCGAAGCGCAAGCAACGGCACAACAGACTGCTGCTCCTCAAGTGGCCACGGCCGCTCCGGCTCAGAGTGCTCCCTTAAGTCAGCCGGCAGGGGCTACGGTGCAGTCGGCTCCACGCGCATAG
- a CDS encoding PDZ domain-containing protein, which translates to MATLQEGRVARGSEERLVNGGMLGVVLLGLVLFAAVWIPETEAQSDGMTEEEVARLGEEFGIIVGAVDEAIQKELNLQKPQGVAVFEVIGNSRADYAGIKVRSVIKEINKQEIRSMGDFGRAIKKAMKECNFTIGTYEPADPGDPVGWGVNFHFVGCKRD; encoded by the coding sequence TTGGCCACCCTGCAAGAAGGAAGAGTTGCACGAGGTTCGGAGGAACGATTAGTGAATGGGGGAATGCTGGGTGTGGTGTTGTTGGGCTTGGTCCTCTTCGCTGCGGTCTGGATTCCAGAGACTGAGGCGCAATCTGATGGGATGACAGAGGAAGAAGTGGCTCGGCTCGGTGAGGAATTCGGAATCATCGTCGGCGCCGTCGATGAAGCGATTCAGAAGGAGCTCAATCTTCAAAAGCCGCAGGGGGTTGCGGTCTTCGAGGTCATCGGCAACTCCCGTGCAGACTATGCCGGTATTAAAGTTCGGTCTGTCATCAAGGAGATTAATAAGCAAGAGATCAGAAGCATGGGAGATTTCGGCCGAGCCATCAAGAAGGCGATGAAGGAGTGCAACTTTACCATTGGAACCTATGAGCCGGCGGATCCTGGCGATCCAGTAGGTTGGGGAGTGAATTTTCACTTTGTCGGGTGCAAGCGAGATTAG
- a CDS encoding addiction module protein: protein MSFNLPLKAMSLHEKLTAMEALWEDLARTPEDIESPAWHKDVLDERRQRLTDGQSQFVDWETAKAEIRNKVL from the coding sequence ATGTCTTTCAACCTTCCACTCAAAGCCATGAGCCTCCATGAGAAACTTACTGCGATGGAGGCCCTGTGGGAAGACCTTGCTCGTACTCCGGAAGACATTGAGTCCCCCGCCTGGCACAAAGACGTCCTTGATGAGCGCCGCCAACGACTCACTGATGGTCAATCTCAATTTGTCGATTGGGAAACCGCCAAAGCAGAGATCCGAAACAAGGTCTTGTGA
- a CDS encoding addiction module protein, with protein MSITELEAEALKLDLKSRARLAGKLLASLENLSEEENARLWAEEAQRRSAEMDVQPESVVSAKDVFREARAKLK; from the coding sequence ATGAGTATCACCGAACTTGAAGCCGAGGCGCTAAAGCTCGATCTAAAGTCCCGAGCCCGCTTGGCTGGAAAATTGTTGGCGAGCTTGGAAAATCTGTCTGAAGAGGAAAATGCTAGGCTCTGGGCTGAAGAGGCTCAGCGCAGATCAGCGGAGATGGATGTTCAACCAGAGTCCGTCGTTTCTGCGAAGGACGTGTTCCGTGAAGCGAGAGCCAAGCTGAAGTGA
- a CDS encoding type II toxin-antitoxin system RelE/ParE family toxin → MEHVSYHRLASRELNEAAQYYESESPGLGTAFLDEVEHCTQAIANFPEAAPLITETIRRRLLLRFPYALLYTIKSDRVRVLAVMNLKRRPMYWVGRE, encoded by the coding sequence ATGGAGCACGTCTCGTACCATCGATTGGCCAGCCGTGAATTGAACGAAGCCGCCCAGTATTACGAGTCAGAAAGTCCTGGTCTTGGAACGGCGTTTCTTGATGAAGTTGAGCATTGCACACAAGCCATCGCGAATTTTCCAGAAGCTGCTCCGTTGATTACTGAGACCATTCGTCGCCGACTCCTTCTCCGGTTTCCCTACGCGCTCCTCTATACTATCAAGTCAGATCGGGTGAGAGTGCTTGCAGTGATGAATCTGAAGCGTCGCCCCATGTATTGGGTTGGTAGGGAGTAA
- a CDS encoding type II toxin-antitoxin system VapC family toxin, with amino-acid sequence MILLDANILVYAHVASLPQHQAARVWLDGHLNGPTPVGLPWPTMLGFVRLVSNPRIFERPESIPNAWNQVEEWLACPVAWIPQPTERHRDILGSLLSTIPRSNLVPDAHLAALAIEHGLTLCSTDRDFARFPNLRWDDPLQRHEHN; translated from the coding sequence ATGATTCTGCTCGATGCGAACATTCTCGTCTACGCCCATGTGGCCTCTCTACCCCAGCATCAGGCTGCGCGCGTTTGGCTTGATGGACATCTGAACGGACCGACCCCAGTGGGTTTGCCGTGGCCGACGATGCTTGGTTTTGTACGGCTGGTATCGAACCCACGTATCTTTGAACGACCGGAATCAATCCCGAATGCCTGGAATCAGGTTGAAGAATGGCTTGCCTGTCCAGTCGCTTGGATTCCCCAGCCCACAGAGCGCCATCGTGACATCTTGGGTTCCTTACTCAGTACTATTCCTCGCTCTAACTTGGTGCCAGATGCGCATCTGGCGGCGTTAGCGATCGAGCATGGGTTGACCCTCTGCTCCACAGATCGTGACTTCGCTCGCTTCCCGAATCTTCGCTGGGATGATCCCCTTCAGCGCCACGAACATAACTGA
- a CDS encoding diguanylate cyclase, whose protein sequence is MNHASADRRILLLHNELTSTPALVSALGKAGYQVVEGHLPELALHELVHDPPCLVLAAEGSGGHSVETLTRNLKLDAFLGRLPLIVFVRDSRLNDIDWGTLGVDDFITVPYRTEDVVHRIRLCLSRLTRSLDANPLTRLPGNTTILCETTARIQGQQPFALAYLDIDNFKSFNDRYGYGRGDEVLIVACRILTTVVGELAGSEGFVGHVGGDDFVFMSRPDTIDAICETIIKRFDLVIPDFYDREDRLKGYIDSVDRRGNKEQFPIMSLSIAVVTNERSPIAHPGDVSKLASELKKQAKTMKGSVYVKDQRGQAVEAFSTTTAYTTQLPTER, encoded by the coding sequence ATGAACCACGCCAGTGCCGACCGGCGAATTCTGTTGCTGCACAATGAACTGACCTCAACCCCAGCTCTGGTCTCAGCCCTGGGAAAAGCCGGTTACCAGGTAGTGGAAGGCCATCTGCCCGAGCTCGCGCTGCATGAACTCGTCCACGATCCCCCCTGTCTCGTCCTCGCCGCGGAAGGATCCGGGGGCCATTCCGTGGAAACCCTCACACGAAATCTGAAGCTCGATGCCTTCCTCGGGCGTTTGCCGCTCATCGTCTTCGTCCGAGACAGTCGGCTCAACGATATCGATTGGGGTACCTTGGGCGTGGACGACTTCATCACGGTCCCCTATCGCACCGAAGATGTCGTGCATCGCATCCGCCTCTGCCTCAGCCGACTGACTCGATCACTCGACGCAAATCCCCTCACTCGGCTGCCGGGCAACACCACCATCCTCTGTGAAACTACTGCTCGAATCCAGGGCCAGCAGCCCTTCGCGCTCGCGTACCTCGACATCGACAATTTCAAGTCGTTCAACGACCGTTACGGCTATGGACGGGGAGACGAAGTGCTGATTGTGGCCTGCCGCATCCTCACGACGGTCGTCGGCGAGTTGGCCGGCTCGGAAGGATTTGTCGGCCATGTCGGCGGCGACGACTTTGTCTTCATGAGCCGACCGGACACCATCGACGCAATTTGCGAGACCATCATCAAGCGGTTTGACTTGGTGATCCCGGACTTCTACGACCGTGAAGATCGCCTGAAAGGCTACATCGACTCCGTGGACCGTCGAGGCAACAAAGAACAGTTCCCCATCATGAGCCTGTCGATCGCCGTCGTCACCAATGAGCGAAGTCCCATTGCCCATCCCGGCGATGTCAGCAAGCTTGCCTCCGAGCTTAAGAAACAAGCCAAGACGATGAAAGGCAGCGTTTACGTGAAGGACCAACGCGGCCAGGCTGTCGAAGCCTTTTCCACGACGACTGCTTACACCACACAGCTGCCCACCGAGCGATAA
- a CDS encoding HDOD domain-containing protein: MTLFTPTDLRNRIEQVGDLPTLPHVVQRLATMIGSPTVSAEEIGTIIEKDQVLAAKVLRLANSPFYGFPSRIGSVSHAVIVLGFNVVKGLTLCASALTIMKDAGMDQLWRHSLGVAITAKLLATRLDIKNSEELFVSGLLHDIGKVVLYVKWPDVGNSIKDAMKTRTDHSLFDIEQELTGLSHAEIGGYLASAWHLPVTLREPILYHHNPMQAKDATLQTAIVHVADILVKGLACGNPGDDLIPPLSKPAWDQVGLDEQSLAEYIDKASQEFLTIDDYL, encoded by the coding sequence ATGACGCTCTTCACCCCGACCGACCTGCGCAACCGGATTGAGCAGGTGGGAGACCTCCCCACGCTGCCCCATGTCGTGCAACGGCTGGCCACGATGATCGGTTCTCCCACCGTGTCGGCTGAAGAGATCGGTACCATCATCGAGAAGGATCAGGTGCTGGCCGCAAAAGTCCTTCGACTGGCGAATTCCCCATTTTATGGGTTTCCTTCGAGAATCGGCTCCGTCTCGCACGCCGTGATCGTGCTGGGGTTTAACGTCGTGAAGGGGCTGACGCTTTGCGCCTCAGCCCTGACCATCATGAAAGACGCCGGCATGGATCAGCTGTGGCGCCATTCGCTCGGCGTCGCCATCACCGCCAAGCTCCTCGCAACCAGACTGGACATCAAGAACTCCGAAGAGCTGTTCGTCTCCGGCCTACTCCATGACATTGGAAAGGTCGTGCTTTACGTAAAATGGCCCGACGTGGGAAACAGCATCAAAGACGCCATGAAAACTCGTACTGATCACTCGCTCTTCGACATCGAGCAGGAACTGACTGGCCTCTCGCATGCCGAGATCGGCGGCTACCTGGCGAGCGCATGGCATTTACCGGTGACACTTCGCGAACCGATCCTCTACCACCACAACCCCATGCAAGCCAAGGACGCCACACTGCAAACGGCCATCGTCCATGTAGCGGATATCTTGGTCAAGGGACTCGCCTGTGGCAACCCCGGAGATGATCTCATCCCACCGCTGTCCAAGCCAGCTTGGGACCAGGTTGGGCTGGATGAACAGAGTCTGGCGGAATACATCGACAAGGCTTCGCAAGAATTTCTGACCATTGACGACTACCTATGA
- a CDS encoding PQQ-dependent sugar dehydrogenase gives MRSFIIQMIQFMCLAVLITACSSESTTRNPASALISLKLQTVTSDLSAPVFLTAPPGNADRLFVVEQGGTIKVLERMTGTTLGTFLTLTEITSGGEQGLLGLAFDPHYNTNGRFYVYYTDSSGAITIARFVTSATNPNIADPASQAILVSIPHPTFRNHNGGMLAFGPDGCLYAGIGDGGSAGDPNNHAQTLTSRLGKLLRIDPATGTVCTSGTLNPFVSGNGHPLVWSYGLRNPWRFSFDGDDLYIGDVGQGAREEINISTGPHAGRGLNYGWRLMEGSACFNPTSNCDPGTLTPPIVEYTHDKGACSVIGGYVYRGQAIPAIHGTYFYGDFCAGFVRSFRFRNGAATEQQNWPLLVTPSISSFGQDGLGELYLTTLRGTVFRIVRD, from the coding sequence ATGAGATCCTTCATCATTCAGATGATCCAGTTCATGTGCTTGGCCGTCCTCATCACGGCCTGCAGCAGCGAAAGCACCACAAGAAATCCTGCCTCCGCTCTGATCAGTCTCAAGCTCCAAACGGTGACGAGCGACCTAAGTGCCCCCGTTTTCTTGACCGCACCCCCTGGGAATGCCGATCGCCTGTTTGTTGTGGAACAAGGAGGGACGATCAAGGTTCTCGAGAGGATGACCGGCACCACGCTGGGGACGTTTCTGACCTTGACGGAGATCACCAGCGGAGGAGAACAAGGATTACTGGGGCTCGCCTTCGATCCTCACTACAACACCAACGGCCGATTCTATGTCTACTATACAGACAGTAGTGGCGCGATCACCATCGCTCGCTTTGTGACCTCGGCAACGAATCCAAATATCGCTGATCCGGCTTCGCAAGCCATCCTTGTCTCTATTCCCCATCCGACCTTTCGCAACCACAACGGAGGGATGTTGGCGTTCGGACCGGATGGCTGTCTGTATGCAGGAATCGGTGATGGTGGCAGTGCAGGGGACCCGAACAATCATGCACAAACTCTCACAAGCCGACTGGGGAAACTCCTCCGAATCGATCCAGCGACTGGAACGGTCTGCACCAGTGGAACGCTGAACCCATTTGTCTCGGGCAACGGTCATCCGCTCGTGTGGAGCTACGGGCTACGGAATCCCTGGCGATTTTCGTTTGATGGCGATGATCTCTACATCGGCGATGTCGGCCAAGGTGCCCGAGAGGAGATCAATATATCGACAGGTCCTCACGCGGGACGCGGGCTGAACTACGGCTGGCGACTCATGGAAGGGTCGGCTTGTTTCAATCCTACGTCGAACTGCGATCCTGGCACCCTCACCCCCCCGATCGTTGAATACACCCACGACAAGGGAGCCTGCTCCGTCATCGGCGGATACGTGTATCGTGGCCAGGCCATACCAGCCATCCACGGGACATACTTCTACGGGGATTTCTGTGCCGGTTTTGTCCGCAGTTTCCGTTTCAGGAACGGCGCCGCTACCGAGCAACAAAACTGGCCACTCCTCGTCACTCCCTCCATCTCAAGTTTCGGCCAAGACGGCCTGGGAGAACTCTACCTAACCACTCTGAGAGGGACGGTGTTTCGGATTGTCCGGGATTAG
- a CDS encoding sodium-translocating pyrophosphatase, producing the protein MSDSAIITFALIAAVAGIGYGLYLAMWVFKLDAGNAKMQEIAKAIQEGASAYMNRQYKTVGYVAAGLFVVLALAGVVSDKFGLLTATGFLVGAGASAIAGYVGMIIAVRANVRTAQAAHNGMNAALVVAFRGGAVTGLLLIGLGLLAITGFYSIAESMAGQEKAIHALLSLGFGGSLISVFARVGGGIYTKAADVGADLVGKVEAGIPEDDPRNPAVIADNVGDNVGDCAGMAADLFETYAVTTVAAMVLAFTMFKGVTAPILYPLALGGITIFATIAGVLFVKVAPGGEIMPALYKGLFVAGGIAAVAFLPFTFMIMGGVGGVGGFSYYIASLLGLGVTLALVFITDYYTSKEYEPVQYISKASETGHATNIIAGLAVGMQSTAAPVVVISMAILGSYWICGGAESGGLYGVAVAAVAMLSMAGIVVAIDAFGPITDNAGGIAEMSHLGKEVRDITDPLDAVGNTTKAVTKGYAIGSAGLAAVVLFAEYSREVAAHNPALAAFDLSNPKVLVGLFLGGMLPFIFGSLCMRAVGEAGGLIVEEVRRQFRTIKGIMEGTGKPEYGTCVDIVTQAAIQKMMIPGLIPVASPVVVGLVLGPQALGGVLVGSIVTGLFVAISMTSGGGAWDNAKKFIEEQGLKGTDTHKAAVTGDTVGDPYKDTAGPAVNPMIKVINIVALLIVSLIAG; encoded by the coding sequence GTGAGTGACTCAGCGATTATCACATTTGCCCTCATCGCGGCCGTGGCAGGCATTGGCTATGGGTTGTACCTGGCGATGTGGGTGTTCAAGCTCGATGCCGGTAATGCGAAGATGCAGGAAATTGCAAAGGCCATTCAGGAAGGCGCCAGTGCCTACATGAATCGGCAGTATAAGACCGTTGGTTATGTCGCGGCGGGATTGTTCGTGGTGTTGGCCCTCGCCGGCGTGGTCTCGGATAAGTTTGGTCTGCTCACGGCGACAGGGTTCTTGGTCGGCGCGGGTGCGTCGGCGATTGCCGGCTATGTGGGCATGATCATCGCGGTTCGGGCCAACGTGCGGACGGCGCAAGCTGCCCATAACGGAATGAACGCGGCTTTGGTCGTGGCCTTTCGTGGTGGCGCGGTGACAGGTCTTCTGTTGATCGGTCTTGGACTGCTGGCTATTACCGGATTTTATTCGATCGCTGAATCGATGGCCGGTCAGGAAAAAGCCATCCATGCGTTGCTCAGCCTCGGGTTCGGGGGGAGCTTGATCTCCGTGTTCGCACGGGTCGGCGGCGGAATTTATACAAAGGCCGCGGACGTCGGGGCAGACTTAGTCGGAAAAGTGGAGGCGGGGATCCCTGAGGACGATCCGCGTAATCCAGCGGTCATCGCGGATAACGTGGGTGACAATGTCGGTGATTGTGCCGGTATGGCGGCGGATCTCTTTGAAACCTATGCGGTCACGACGGTTGCGGCGATGGTCCTGGCCTTTACGATGTTCAAGGGTGTGACGGCACCTATTCTGTATCCGCTCGCGTTGGGGGGGATTACGATCTTTGCGACGATTGCAGGGGTTCTTTTCGTCAAGGTCGCTCCGGGCGGCGAAATTATGCCCGCTCTATACAAAGGATTGTTTGTAGCCGGGGGGATTGCCGCAGTGGCGTTTCTCCCATTTACGTTCATGATTATGGGGGGTGTTGGTGGAGTCGGTGGATTTAGCTACTACATCGCCTCATTGCTCGGCCTGGGTGTGACGCTGGCGCTGGTGTTCATCACTGATTACTACACCTCAAAAGAGTATGAGCCGGTGCAGTACATTTCGAAAGCAAGCGAAACCGGCCATGCAACGAACATCATCGCCGGTTTGGCCGTAGGCATGCAATCGACGGCGGCTCCGGTCGTGGTGATTTCCATGGCGATTCTCGGCAGCTACTGGATCTGTGGCGGTGCCGAGTCTGGTGGTCTGTATGGTGTGGCCGTGGCGGCTGTGGCCATGCTCTCGATGGCCGGGATCGTGGTGGCGATCGATGCCTTTGGTCCGATCACAGACAATGCCGGCGGTATCGCCGAAATGTCTCATTTGGGCAAGGAAGTTCGAGACATTACCGATCCATTGGATGCCGTGGGTAATACGACCAAGGCAGTCACCAAGGGCTATGCCATCGGGTCCGCAGGGTTGGCGGCAGTTGTCCTCTTTGCCGAATACTCGCGCGAAGTTGCTGCGCATAATCCAGCGCTGGCGGCATTCGATCTCTCCAATCCAAAAGTGTTGGTCGGGTTGTTCCTCGGCGGCATGTTGCCGTTCATCTTTGGCTCACTGTGTATGAGGGCCGTCGGTGAAGCGGGCGGGTTGATCGTAGAAGAGGTGCGGCGTCAATTTAGAACGATCAAGGGAATTATGGAAGGGACGGGTAAGCCGGAGTACGGCACCTGTGTCGATATTGTGACGCAGGCGGCGATCCAGAAGATGATGATCCCGGGCTTGATTCCGGTGGCGTCCCCAGTGGTCGTCGGTCTGGTACTTGGGCCACAGGCACTTGGTGGGGTGTTGGTCGGCAGTATCGTGACCGGTTTGTTTGTCGCGATTTCTATGACGAGTGGCGGCGGCGCCTGGGACAATGCAAAGAAGTTTATCGAAGAGCAAGGTCTAAAAGGTACCGATACGCACAAAGCGGCGGTGACCGGTGATACGGTCGGCGATCCCTATAAGGACACGGCTGGACCGGCAGTGAACCCGATGATCAAAGTCATCAATATCGTGGCATTGCTCATTGTGTCGCTCATCGCGGGTTAG
- a CDS encoding ubiquitin-like protein Pup, with protein MEKQERKQEPRREPQGKEEVKANPKVVETGKKLKEDIDKLVDEIDDVLEKNAEEFVKNYVQKGGE; from the coding sequence ATGGAAAAGCAGGAACGAAAGCAAGAGCCGAGACGAGAACCACAAGGTAAAGAAGAGGTCAAAGCCAATCCGAAGGTGGTGGAGACCGGGAAGAAGCTGAAAGAAGATATCGATAAGCTGGTTGATGAAATCGACGATGTCCTTGAAAAGAACGCGGAGGAATTTGTGAAGAACTACGTGCAAAAAGGAGGCGAGTAG